CAACTTGAAGGACTGACACCAGAAGCAACTCAGAAGAAAATTGATGAGTTAGAATTCCAAAAATATGCTTTAGAGACGGGCATCAACTGGGGTCAGTGTGATAACCAAACCGGAAAGACCATAGCAGTATACGGTAAAAATCCAAATGACGAAGAAAATGAAGATTACTTATATGACAATGGGCTGTATTTTTTAGCTGATGGTCAGACCACTAGAAATAATTGGGATTGTGATGGTTTCTATCTCCCGAATGATGTCAAAATCGTAGGTTTAGCTCAAGATCAGCAAGTTCAAGAATTTACAGAATCAGTTGCAATCAAGATACCTGATGGTAATCGATTGACGATTAAACGAAATCCAGAAACCGATGCAATTGAAGTCAACGTTCCTAATGTCCAAATTGTCAAAGCTAATGATGTCAACTGGTTTATTCCCAATGTATCCCAGGCTCTCATAGATACACGAGTACCCAATGCGCCTAGCGAGAATTCCTGAGTTTGACAGGCAAAATCTATCCTGAGAACAGTTTTTTTCAATTCAATATCAATCTAAATGGGGTAACAGCCAAAATCAGAGAAGTAACAGGAAAAGTACTGGTGAAAAATCTCTTTGATTTTGGCTGATTTATTTTGACTTCTAAAATCTGATACCCGGCTTGCTTTATTTAGATATCTGCACTAAAATAAACTTTGAAAATAATGAACAAACATATCAAGTATATTTCGGTAGTGCGATTATCTCCCTGGATGCAAATAGCCTGGAAAGAGATTTGCTACCACCTTGGTATTTTTTGGAGAGGAACTACGTCAGGGATAAGGGTGTTATTAATGCAGCTAAAGTCGAAACCCGTCGGAGAAGACAAAGATAAGAAGAAAGCAGGACGACTCAATCCGTCACGAATACGGGATCACCTAGCAAACGAGCGTACCTACCTTGCTTGGATGCGGACAGGGATCGCTTTGTTGGGTTTTGGTGTAGTAATTGTGCGTCTGCGTGCCTTCCAAGTACCCTTAGTTCCGCGTCCTGGCACCGGCTGGAAGTTAGGTTTAGTCTTCTCACTGGTGGGTTTGATTACGGTATGGCTCTCAACAGGACACTATTTTGCTGTTCGCCGTGATATTGAGGAAGACACCTATGAACCCACAGACCGTTGGGTGATTCTCTTCAGTCTCGCCATCATGATTCTCGGCGCTGG
Above is a window of Nostoc sp. UHCC 0702 DNA encoding:
- a CDS encoding DUF202 domain-containing protein yields the protein MNKHIKYISVVRLSPWMQIAWKEICYHLGIFWRGTTSGIRVLLMQLKSKPVGEDKDKKKAGRLNPSRIRDHLANERTYLAWMRTGIALLGFGVVIVRLRAFQVPLVPRPGTGWKLGLVFSLVGLITVWLSTGHYFAVRRDIEEDTYEPTDRWVILFSLAIMILGAGVIYFVFTTPLDPLSPLMPE